The genomic interval TTTCCCAAATCTCCTCAACAGTCCCTGACGACTGCCGAACTCATCGCGCGATATAAAAGCGCTTGGAAAGAGACTCAAATGGCATCGCGCCTTTACGTGGATAAATTGCAAGGGGAGGAAGCGGAACGACTTAGAAAAATCCATGCGCAAATGGAAACTCTGCCGCAAGCCTATGCACCGGAAGCGCAAACAACCCAGCCTTCAGAACTCGCGCCGAAACCGACCGACCCCATCGAAACGCTCAAAAAGTATTTTCATGATTCTCTTTCTCGATTGTTGCAAACTTCTTCGGAATTAGCAGCGCGTTTGCGGAACGAGAGCAAAGAAAATCCACGTTTAGCAACTCCCGCATCGAGAGTAGAGTACGAACACGCACGATTGCTCCTCATCAAAGCCGAAGTAGACAGAGATTTCAACACGGCGGTGAGCGCTTATCAAGCCTTTCGCTCTTTAGCAACCGGTTCGCATCCTCCTGAAATATTAAAAGAAGCGAAGGAATATCAAGAAATCTCGCGCGATATTGCCGCTCACATGGCTCGTTTCGAAGCGTCGGGTCCTGCGCATTTCGGTTATATGATTATCGATGCGCTCGTGAAAATGACCGGTTCGATTCCCGGATTTAGTTATTGGTTCGCAGCCATCGTGCTTGCCGTCGTCGCACGGTTACTCGTTTGGCCACTCGCAGCAAAACAAATACGCAGTTTCAAACGCATGGCTCAACTCCAACCGATGGTTAAAGAACTGCAAGAAAATTATCAAGGGGCGGAATTGCAGCAGCGAATCATGAAACTTTATCAGAAATACGATATTAATCCTTGGGCGGGATGTCTACCGAGTTTAGTGCAAATTCCATTTTTCCTTTGGATTTTTTACAGCATGAATTTATATCGTTTCGAATTCCAAAAGGGAACGTTTCTTTGGATTAATCCTTCCACAGCGAATGCATTTCACGGAATCGCCCCGAACTTAGGGTTCAGGGATTATCCTCTCGTTATTATCTACGGAATATCCATGATCGTAGCCACTTTGCTCTCGGTAAGTGATCCACAGCAAGCGCAAAAACAAAGAATTATCGGTTTGATTATGGCAGTGGTATTTACCACTCTCATGCTCTTTTGGGATTTCCCTAGTGCTTTCGTGTTATATTGGATAGGGTTAAATATCGTTTCGACAGCACAAACGATTTATATGAACAAACAACCTCTTCCGCCATTAGTGGAAGTCCCTGCGGGAGCGAAAAAGAACGGTCTATTCAAAGGACTGATTCCTTCGGAAGGAACACCGACTCAAGAACCAAAACAAAAAACCGGTACACCGGTGTTGCATAAACCTAAAACGAAAAAACATAAAAAGAAAAGATAACAACGAATTCCCTTTAGGGAGGATATTTTGAACATGACAGAAAGTACTGAAGCAACTGGTCGAACGCTCGAAGAGGCGAAGCGCGCTGCTGCGCAGGCTCTCGGTCGAAGCGTCGAAGAATGTGAATTCGAAATCATCGAACAAAAAGCCGGGGGGTTATTCGCGCGCGACAATTTCCGAGTGCGTGCATGGGTGAAGGCTCATCCACCGGAGGCAGTTGTCGAATGGAGTGCATCGGAATCCGCCCCGGAAGAGAAAACGGAAACAATCGAAGAAGCCGAAGAAGAAACGGAAGAAGGCGAAGAAGAACTCGCCGTCGAAGCCACGCAAGAGGATGCGGAAAGAGCGAGAGCGACTGTCGAAGGCATCTTCCAAGCCGGGCGTCTTCGTGTTAACGTGAGCGTAAAAAGTGTTCACGGAAGGTATGTAGATTTGCACCTTTCCGGTCCGGATGTGGGTTTTTTATTAGAAAGTCGCCAACCGGCAATCGACTCGCTACAGTATTTAGCGAATGCAATGATGGCGAGGAGCGTTCGCCCTGGAGTGCGAATTACTCTCGACGCGGATTCCTATCGAATGGAACGAAATGCAGCGTTGATACGCCAGGCGAAGCAAATCGCGGCTCAAGTTCGCAAGCGACAGCAAGAAGCCGTCCTCGACCCCTTACCTGCACACGAGCGAAGAATAATTCACCAAGCCCTTGCAGATTTCGAGGGGGTCGAAACCTACAGCGAAGGTGAAGAGCCGAACCGCCGCGTCGTGATTAGCCCGAAACCTTCATAGGCTGAGAGAGTTTTTATCGCGCACTAAGGCTTTTCTACGCTTTTTTCATACCTCGACTGCTCTCAACTTTTGAGCCTATTGGATGACTGAAATATAAAAGCGTGTGAAAGCTGCGCTTTAGACAATGTAGGCTAATAGTTTTTTTAATCGCGCCTTACGGCGCTCTCCTACGGCTCTACATCTTGCTTTTTTATCGCGCCTTACGGCGCTCCTACTGGCTATCTACATCTTGTTTTTTATCGCGCCTTACGGCGCTCCTACAATGTTTTCCCATTTTCTACTTTTCGCGCTGCGTTCGACTGCGTCTAAAACCATTTGATTTCGCAAGCCATCCTCGAAATCGGGCGTCGGGTTCTCCCCCCTCCCCATCCGTTCGAATCCTGAGTAAACCAAATGCGTGAACGTGTGTTCATAGCCGATGATATGCCCCACCGGCCACCAATTCGCTGTATAAGGATGAACTTTGTCCGTAACTTGAATCACACGAAATCCCTGCAGGTGGGGGGGATCTTCTGCATTATAATACTCCAATTCGTTCATTCTTTCCAAATTGAAAACGACTGAACCCCTCGAGCCGTTGATTTCGAAACGGTTGTGATTCTTTCTTCCCAATGCAAAGCGAGCCGCTTCGAAAGTACCCAAAGCGCCATTCTCGAATCGCGCCAAAAACATGGAAGCATCGTCTACGGTAACTTCACCCATTTCGGCAGACGCAACCCCCCCGAGTCTATCGTCTGCCTTCGCCAATTTCGGTCTCTGTTTGATGAAAGTCTCCAAATGTCCGCATACCTCTGTGATTTCACCGACTAAATATCTACCCAAATCAATAATATGCGCGCCGATATCTCCATGCGCTCCTGAACCAGCGATTTCTTTTTGCAATCTCCAAACCAAAGGAAAAGCTGGATCAGCGATCCAATCCTGTAAATACACTGCTCGAAAATGATAAATTTTTCCCAAAACGCCCTCTTCGATCATTCGTTTCGCTAAAGCGACAGCAGGACAGTATCGGTAATTGTGAAAAATCGCATGAAAAACGCCTGCTTTTTTCACCGCTTCGAACATACTTTGCGCTTCTTGCAAATTGTTCGCGAGAGGTTTTTCGCACCAGATGATTTTTCCCGCCTCAGCCGCGGCAATCGAAATCGGTGCATGCAAATTTCCCGGCGCGGAGACGTCAATAAGGTCTATGTCTTTTCGCTCCACGAGACGTCGCCAATCCGTTTCGGTCTCCTGCCATCCATATTTCTCTGCCGCCGCCTTCAAAGGGGCTTCCGTGCGTCCGCAAATCACTGCCATTTCAGGTTCCCAATCCATGTCGAAGAATCTCGCAACCTGCCGATAAGCATTGCTGTGCGCCTTCCCCATGAATTGGTATCCCACCATTCCGATTCTGACTTTCCGTTTCGGCATAGAGTCTATTTTGATATATTTTGGAAACCGAAGTAATTGAGGAGATTGTTTAGACAACAGCCCCGATTAGATGAAGCACAAATGTCTGGATAGGTTGACCAACAAGGAGTCCGATAAAACGACACATAGACCTGTTCGATGTATCTAATCCTTTCTAGCGAAATCGCTCGAACTTCAGCGCTTCAATAACTTCTCTACAATCTTAGCAAGAATATCGTATTCCAAATTCACCTTATCGCCAGGTGCCAACTCTCCCAAATTCGTCTTCTCTAAAGTATAAGGGATCAAAGCCACAGAAAATGTATTCTCTTCTCCCTCTCGGAGAATCGTCGTCAAACTCACGCCGTTTACTGCGATCGAGCCTTTATTCACTAAATAACGCCCGCCCTCGTTCGGAACCATAAACCGATACTCTTCACCTTCCTTTCCTATGAACTCTCCCACCGCATCCACATGCCCCAAAACGAAATGTCCTCCCATAGGTGCGCCTGCCTTTACTGCCGTTTCCAAATTCACCTTATCACCGACCTTCAACCCCCCCAAATTCGTGCACCCTAGCGTCTCTTCCGAGAGAGCAAAGGTCAAATCCTCCCCCCCTACGTGCGTGAGACAACAGCCATTCACCGAAACGCTTTCCCCCTCTCGAACGCGCAGTCCAGGCGCGCGAACAACCAAGTGCCGATTCTTTTCTACTACGATTCCTACCGCTTCGATGATTCCTGTAAACATTTTCTCCCCACTTTATCTTTTTACTTTAGCGGTTATTTTCAAACCGTCCCCCAATGGTTCCGCATGCAAATCCGTTAATTGCCACGCATCCTTCAATTCCTTTACCCCTTTTCCATCAACCCACACACGACCAGAACCTAAAACTTTCGGCGCAACGTGCAATTCGATTTCATCCGCCAGGGATTGACGAAAAAACGTTTCCACCGTATTCCCCCCACCTTCCACCAACACTGCGATCATGCCCCGTTCCTTCAAAAAATGCAATAGAGCATTCAAATCGAACTCCCCTTCTCGAAGCGGACAAACCCAATTCTCGACGTATTCATTTTCATAATCTCGATGCATCTGTGAAGTAACCCAAATTGTTTTTGCCTGACGATCCGTAAAGCATTTCCATTCACCTCGAAGGCTCGCATCCAGATCCAAAATCACACGCAAAGGTTGAGAGGGAACGGAAAACGCGCGAACCGTAAGAGAAGGATTGTCGCAAAGCACAGTTTTCGAACCGACTAAAACACAGCCCGTCTCTGCTCGAAGTTCGTGGGTTCGTTTTCGCGCCGTTTCGTCGGTTATCCATTTGCTTTCTCCCGACGATGTCGCAATTCTGCCATCCAAAGTCACTCCTGCTTTTACGAACACCCACGGTCTGCCCAGCCTATGACAATTCATAAAGAAGCGATTTATCTTCGCCGCCTCCTCGCAGAGCAACCCCCCTTGGACTTCGATTCCTGCTTCTCTCAATACATTCGCCCCCCCTGCTGCCATTGGGTTCGGGTCGTCGCAGGCATAGACCACCCGT from Fimbriimonadales bacterium carries:
- a CDS encoding Gfo/Idh/MocA family oxidoreductase, which codes for MPKRKVRIGMVGYQFMGKAHSNAYRQVARFFDMDWEPEMAVICGRTEAPLKAAAEKYGWQETETDWRRLVERKDIDLIDVSAPGNLHAPISIAAAEAGKIIWCEKPLANNLQEAQSMFEAVKKAGVFHAIFHNYRYCPAVALAKRMIEEGVLGKIYHFRAVYLQDWIADPAFPLVWRLQKEIAGSGAHGDIGAHIIDLGRYLVGEITEVCGHLETFIKQRPKLAKADDRLGGVASAEMGEVTVDDASMFLARFENGALGTFEAARFALGRKNHNRFEINGSRGSVVFNLERMNELEYYNAEDPPHLQGFRVIQVTDKVHPYTANWWPVGHIIGYEHTFTHLVYSGFERMGRGENPTPDFEDGLRNQMVLDAVERSAKSRKWENIVGAP
- a CDS encoding riboflavin synthase — protein: MFTGIIEAVGIVVEKNRHLVVRAPGLRVREGESVSVNGCCLTHVGGEDLTFALSEETLGCTNLGGLKVGDKVNLETAVKAGAPMGGHFVLGHVDAVGEFIGKEGEEYRFMVPNEGGRYLVNKGSIAVNGVSLTTILREGEENTFSVALIPYTLEKTNLGELAPGDKVNLEYDILAKIVEKLLKR
- the jag gene encoding RNA-binding cell elongation regulator Jag/EloR, giving the protein MTESTEATGRTLEEAKRAAAQALGRSVEECEFEIIEQKAGGLFARDNFRVRAWVKAHPPEAVVEWSASESAPEEKTETIEEAEEETEEGEEELAVEATQEDAERARATVEGIFQAGRLRVNVSVKSVHGRYVDLHLSGPDVGFLLESRQPAIDSLQYLANAMMARSVRPGVRITLDADSYRMERNAALIRQAKQIAAQVRKRQQEAVLDPLPAHERRIIHQALADFEGVETYSEGEEPNRRVVISPKPS
- a CDS encoding membrane protein insertase YidC, whose product is MSQQPNARSNLIQMLLIFALVFLGMQLFFPKSPQQSLTTAELIARYKSAWKETQMASRLYVDKLQGEEAERLRKIHAQMETLPQAYAPEAQTTQPSELAPKPTDPIETLKKYFHDSLSRLLQTSSELAARLRNESKENPRLATPASRVEYEHARLLLIKAEVDRDFNTAVSAYQAFRSLATGSHPPEILKEAKEYQEISRDIAAHMARFEASGPAHFGYMIIDALVKMTGSIPGFSYWFAAIVLAVVARLLVWPLAAKQIRSFKRMAQLQPMVKELQENYQGAELQQRIMKLYQKYDINPWAGCLPSLVQIPFFLWIFYSMNLYRFEFQKGTFLWINPSTANAFHGIAPNLGFRDYPLVIIYGISMIVATLLSVSDPQQAQKQRIIGLIMAVVFTTLMLFWDFPSAFVLYWIGLNIVSTAQTIYMNKQPLPPLVEVPAGAKKNGLFKGLIPSEGTPTQEPKQKTGTPVLHKPKTKKHKKKR
- the ribD gene encoding bifunctional diaminohydroxyphosphoribosylaminopyrimidine deaminase/5-amino-6-(5-phosphoribosylamino)uracil reductase RibD; amino-acid sequence: MNANRSEWTDFDSAMMREAIALSRMGFPAPNPRVGAIVVSNGEIVGRGHHEAVGLPHAEVVAIREAGERARGGVLYVTLEPCKHHGRTPPCVETIIASGIRRVVYACDDPNPMAAGGANVLREAGIEVQGGLLCEEAAKINRFFMNCHRLGRPWVFVKAGVTLDGRIATSSGESKWITDETARKRTHELRAETGCVLVGSKTVLCDNPSLTVRAFSVPSQPLRVILDLDASLRGEWKCFTDRQAKTIWVTSQMHRDYENEYVENWVCPLREGEFDLNALLHFLKERGMIAVLVEGGGNTVETFFRQSLADEIELHVAPKVLGSGRVWVDGKGVKELKDAWQLTDLHAEPLGDGLKITAKVKR